One stretch of Mangifera indica cultivar Alphonso chromosome 9, CATAS_Mindica_2.1, whole genome shotgun sequence DNA includes these proteins:
- the LOC123225945 gene encoding phytoene synthase 2, chloroplastic, with translation MSVALLWVVSPNSQLSRYAGFDDSVRDGNRLIDSSRFLYRDRGSMFSCRPNKDRKQKWNSCSFGTDFRHPCLGGINLPEISCMVASTVGEMAVSSEEKVYNVVLKQAALVNRQLRSSGELDVKPDLVLPGTLSLLSEAYDRCGEVCAEYAKTFYLGTLLMTPERRRAIWAIYVWCRRTDELVDGPNASHITPTALDRWESRLEDVFQGRPFDMLDAALSDTVAKFPVDIQPFRDMIEGMRMDLKKSRYKNFDELYLYCYYVAGTVGLMSVPVMGIAPGSQATTESVYNAALALGIANQLTNILRDVGEDARRGRVYLPQDELAQAGLSDEDIFAGKVSAKWRNFMKNQIERARMFFDEAEKGVAELSDASRWPVWASLLLYRQILDEIEANDYDNFTRRAYVSKVKKIAALPVSYTRSLVRPSRKALLKVQN, from the exons ATGTCTGTGGCTTTGCTATGGGTTGTATCTCCCAACTCACAGTTGTCAAGATATGCTGGATTTGATGATTCAGTTCGTGATGGAAACCGACTAATAGACTCATCAAGATTTCTGTACCGGGATCGTGGTTCGATGTTTAGCTGTAGACCTAATAAGGATAGGAAACAGAAATGGAATTCTTGCTCATTTGGTACAGATTTTAGGCATCCTTGCTTAGGTGGAATCAACTTACCTGAGATATCATGTATGGTGGCTAGCACAGTGGGAGAAATGGCCGTGTCTTCAGAAGAAAAGGTTTACAATGTGGTGTTGAAGCAGGCAGCCTTGGTTAATAGGCAATTAAGGTCAAGTGGAGAACTTGATGTGAAACCTGATCTTGTTTTGCCTGGAACTTTGAGCTTGTTGAGTGAAGCTTATGATCGGTGTGGAGAAGTTTGTGCAGAGTATGCCAAGACATTTTACTTGG GAACTCTCCTAATGACTCCTGAAAGAAGAAGAGCTATATGGGCTATATATG TGTGGTGTAGGAGGACGGATGAACTTGTTGATGGACCTAATGCTTCACACATTACTCCAACAGCCTTAGATAGATGGGAATCCAGGTTGGAAGATGTTTTCCAGGGTCGTCCATTTGACATGCTTGATGCTGCTTTATCAGATACAGTAGCAAAATTTCCTGTTGACATTCAG CCATTTAGAGACATGATTGAAGGAATGAGGATGGACCTTAAGAAATCAAGATATAAGAACTTTGATGAACTATACCTGTATTGTTATTATGTTGCTGGCACTGTTGGTTTAATGAGTGTTCCAGTCATGGGAATTGCACCTGGATCACAGGCAACAACAGAGAGTGTCTACAATGCTGCCTTGGCATTAGGGATTGCTAACCAGCTCACCAACATACTCCGGGATGTTGGAGAGGA TGCAAGAAGAGGAAGGGTTTATCTACCACAAGATGAGCTGGCACAAGCAGGGCTTTCTGATGAAGACATATTTGCTGGAAAGGTGTCTGCTAAATGGAGAAATTTCATGAAGAACCAAATTGAGAGAGCAAGGATGTTCTTTGATGAAGCAGAGAAAGGCGTGGCAGAGCTGAGCGATGCTAGCAGATGGCCG GTATGGGCATCGTTGCTTTTGTATCGTCAAATACTAGACGAGATTGAAGCAAATGATTATGACAATTTCACAAGGAGGGCATATGTGAGTAAAGTGAAGAAGATAGCTGCATTGCCAGTCTCCTATACAAGGTCGCTCGTACGCCCCTCCAGAAAAGCACTGTTAAAAGTGCAAAATTGA